In a single window of the Deinococcus aetherius genome:
- a CDS encoding N-acetylmuramoyl-L-alanine amidase codes for MKPRVILLSSLLSCGVTGSWAAAQADPFQRSAPAQATPSLRGASPAQAPASGAANSVEATTVPAGSGTLNLTGMTGATFGLPRASSDGSLTRVVFDLAPGVTYLLTPTFGGLRIDVRGARVLPAVSARLGTSVAEYRAGGGQVTLVTPFPLSLTDGWRASETTVATGARVLIVEFAPTLAGGASASLRSLVRATAAPATPDARSVLSAPLSTVATATAATAAPPPTAPAPAPASAPAASRPAPPAPLPEGLPPGDTVSAAGKTAAPPPAPALQGQDTDKPSPLSGRAPGNSQPGAALTVPRLGKNPGLTRVVIDLPPGATYRMVPGGVGLRVELAGVTASAQTGQNVSPELRAWRFEPTEGGVNVTLLTGTPVTPRSGWRAQLLPPAAGSDRSRLAIDLAPALADLTPLTSRERVVTAVPPVPVTRGTAILALSASLVQPRVVIDPGHGGRDPGAVGAITEKEVTLDVALRVRALLRAAGVDAVLTRETDTALHGNKATDLEMRARTGTPGTQLFLSIHVNAMDARSALRGYGVETWWNPNHPLSNTFAALIQKNVVGVTGAYSQGLKGNRSLSVLRNSRIPAALVEIGYTSHPVDGLNLKDENYLDRVALGIAQGIREALVTGVTAGGVAAGK; via the coding sequence ATGAAGCCGCGTGTCATCTTGCTCTCATCTCTTCTGTCGTGCGGGGTGACGGGGTCCTGGGCGGCGGCTCAGGCGGACCCCTTCCAACGTTCGGCGCCCGCGCAGGCCACACCTTCTCTTCGCGGCGCGTCACCTGCCCAGGCACCGGCGAGCGGCGCGGCGAATTCGGTGGAGGCGACCACGGTGCCAGCGGGGTCGGGAACGCTGAACCTGACCGGCATGACGGGGGCCACCTTCGGCCTGCCGCGAGCGAGCAGCGACGGGAGCCTGACGCGGGTGGTGTTCGACCTCGCGCCGGGGGTGACGTACCTGCTGACGCCGACCTTCGGGGGGCTGAGGATCGACGTGCGGGGGGCGCGGGTGCTGCCCGCCGTGAGCGCGCGGCTGGGCACCAGCGTGGCGGAGTACCGGGCGGGGGGCGGGCAGGTCACGCTCGTGACGCCCTTTCCGCTCTCGCTGACGGACGGCTGGCGGGCTTCCGAGACGACGGTGGCGACCGGGGCGCGGGTGCTGATCGTGGAATTCGCGCCGACACTGGCGGGGGGGGCCAGCGCCTCGCTGCGGTCGCTCGTGCGCGCGACGGCGGCGCCCGCGACTCCCGACGCGCGAAGCGTCCTGAGTGCGCCTCTGAGCACCGTTGCGACGGCGACTGCCGCGACGGCGGCGCCTCCACCCACCGCCCCGGCCCCCGCCCCCGCTTCTGCCCCGGCGGCCTCACGCCCCGCCCCGCCCGCCCCCCTTCCCGAGGGGTTGCCACCGGGGGACACGGTGTCTGCGGCGGGGAAGACGGCGGCTCCCCCGCCTGCCCCAGCCCTGCAAGGTCAGGACACCGACAAGCCGAGTCCCCTGAGCGGACGGGCGCCGGGGAACTCCCAGCCCGGGGCAGCGCTCACCGTGCCCAGGCTGGGCAAGAACCCCGGCCTGACGCGGGTGGTGATCGACCTGCCGCCCGGGGCGACGTACCGGATGGTGCCGGGCGGGGTGGGCCTGCGGGTGGAACTCGCGGGGGTGACGGCGAGCGCCCAGACCGGGCAGAACGTGAGCCCCGAGCTGCGGGCGTGGCGCTTCGAGCCGACTGAGGGGGGCGTGAACGTGACGCTGCTGACCGGAACGCCCGTGACCCCGCGCAGCGGGTGGCGGGCGCAACTGCTGCCCCCGGCGGCGGGGAGTGACCGCTCACGGCTCGCCATCGACCTGGCCCCGGCGCTGGCGGACCTCACGCCACTGACCTCCAGGGAGCGGGTGGTCACGGCGGTGCCCCCGGTGCCCGTGACGCGCGGCACGGCGATTCTGGCCCTGAGCGCGAGCCTCGTGCAGCCGCGCGTGGTGATCGACCCCGGGCACGGCGGGCGCGATCCGGGCGCGGTGGGCGCGATCACCGAGAAGGAGGTCACGCTGGACGTGGCCCTGCGGGTGCGGGCCCTGCTGCGCGCGGCGGGGGTGGACGCGGTGCTCACCCGCGAGACGGACACGGCCCTGCACGGCAACAAGGCGACCGACCTGGAGATGCGCGCGAGGACGGGCACGCCCGGCACCCAACTCTTCCTGAGCATCCACGTGAATGCGATGGACGCCCGCTCCGCCCTGCGCGGGTACGGGGTCGAGACGTGGTGGAACCCCAACCACCCCCTGTCGAACACCTTCGCCGCCCTGATCCAGAAGAACGTGGTGGGCGTGACGGGCGCGTACTCGCAGGGCCTGAAGGGCAACCGTTCCCTCTCGGTGCTGCGCAACAGCCGCATTCCCGCCGCGCTCGTGGAGATCGGGTACACCAGCCACCCGGTCGACGGCCTCAACCTCAAGGACGAGAACTACCTCGACCGGGTCGCCCTCGGCATCGCGCAGGGCATCCGCGAGGCGCTCGTCACCGGGGTCACGGCAGGCGGTGTGGCGGCGGGCAAGTAG
- a CDS encoding type II toxin-antitoxin system death-on-curing family toxin: MTVYLTLEQALELHDDAMAAFGGSLGVRDPGALASALAQPAMEAFGVEMYPTLLEKAAAYLFFLARNHAFVDGNKRTAYTCAAMFLLVNGAELSGPEQDQEVFDLVLATARGELADPRMVAERLAVVVAK; the protein is encoded by the coding sequence GTGACGGTTTACCTGACCCTGGAGCAGGCGCTGGAACTCCACGACGACGCAATGGCGGCTTTCGGCGGCTCGCTCGGCGTCCGGGACCCGGGGGCACTTGCCTCGGCTCTCGCTCAACCGGCTATGGAAGCGTTTGGGGTGGAGATGTATCCGACGCTGCTAGAGAAGGCCGCCGCCTACCTCTTCTTCCTTGCGCGTAACCATGCCTTTGTTGATGGGAACAAGCGCACAGCCTACACCTGCGCCGCCATGTTTTTGTTGGTGAACGGGGCAGAGCTGTCTGGACCCGAGCAGGACCAAGAGGTGTTCGATCTTGTGCTAGCAACTGCGCGCGGTGAACTGGCAGACCCGCGAATGGTCGCTGAACGCCTTGCCGTCGTTGTAGCCAAGTAG
- the dnaE gene encoding DNA polymerase III subunit alpha, giving the protein MTAAEPQPHPHDGHIHLPDGSCCAPRRFAHLHQHTQYSLLDGAAKLKDLLKWVKEVTPNDPACAMTDHGNMHGAVHFYNYATGMGVKPILGYEAYVVPGFGNRRDKKPGVSGEKGIFHLTLLARDFEGYQNLCRLSSRGYTEGYYYKPRIDHELLQEHHKGVIAFSGCLGSEVQQLLLQGREDEAKQRLLWYRDLFGENYFIEIQDHGLPEQRKNNPVLKAWAQELGIGMVATNDGHYVKKTDATAHETLLAIQTKATLADENRFKFPCDEFYVKGLDEMQAALPVSEWGEEPFDNTAMIAQMCNVELPVGKKRVYQMPALPIPEGRTMAEELRVQTYRGTVKRYPAHATENLLRDYAQRSLEALGAEDRARVLARVNGCDARTCDLETLFTLLAFMGSEWEARGKAAGEKYTGYPALEIMETEAEAGKLPAYAHEDCRKARRGDSDTSIELDPEADGEETTTAHHGHALVILRRAEYELSVINNMGFPDYFLIVADYINWAKDQGISVGPGRGSGAGSLVAYAIRITNLDPLEFELLFERFLNPDRISMPDFDIDFNDARRGEVIEYVQGKYGDDRVAQIATFGTMASKACLKDVARVMGLEYAKVDKVSKLIPIKFGKSYSLEQARDAVPDIQQMLEEDAQLKEAYEFALKLEGLTRHASVHAAGVVIGKTQLTDLVPVMRDTSGEGMVCQYDMKAVEDIGLIKMDFLGLRTLSFLDEAKRIMRESRGIEIDFDTIPFDDEKTFELLSRGDNKGVFQLEGAGIADASRRLKPRRLADIIALSALYRPGPMENIPTYVRRHHGVEEVDYVKDGFPNSAQWLEKILAETYGIPVYQEQIMQIASEVAGFSLGGADLLRRAMGKKDAEEMKRQRQIFVDGAEKNGVPKDEGDRLFDLLDAFANYGFNKCLTGDTLIPVQGGELRRIEDLYREGRPVQLPSVNGEYRLELRPTGQFFDNGVKPVFEVRTALGKRLTATANHPLLTLDGWRNVEDLQPGDRIAAPACLPELGTETWAEHEAALLGWILAEGNTCHPHGAYLYSKSAAQVEDMVALASQFPNTRPTAKARPERQDVHEVYLGSGIRGSAGGKSGARLWLEELGLVGVKATEKFLPAAAFRLGNASLAVLVGRYWSGDGFLFGVGNTTPFAATSSRRLADDLAHVLLRLGIVSKITRKHFAYTRGEDTAGRAGYTVHLVGRRSIDRFLEVVAPHVRGRDAQLAALRAYYAGVPAGRETVDTLPASVKARVQRAKDGSGLTWRQIEAQSGVCTKEFYGTPKAHKEGFRRDTIRQLGEFFESPDLLDACSDDLYWDTIVSIEPAGEARTYDLEVPGTHNFVANDLVVHNSHSAAYGVITYQTAWLKANYPVEFMAALLTVERRDSDKVAEYVSDARKMDVRVLPPDINRSAADFAVQGEEILFGLYAIKGLGEAAVQKILEERQRAGVFKSLADFCSRLGNKVCNRKAMESLIKSGAFDRFGERRQLMESLEDALSWAQGAAAMANSGMDALFGMSETAPEPKLRPGIDPYTDLQRLAIEKESLGLYISGHPLEQHEGLREAASCRISDLDAWFTTQNVAPGKRVKAVLAGMIESVVKKPTKSGGMMARFILADESGQTELVAFSRAYDRIQEKLINDTPALVIVELESEDGGLRAIAEEVVGVEQLAEVPKVMYVTIDLETASPDAVGEFQSVLDEHAGSMPTYLRLETPEQFVLYQLDYNMGSPEAIRVLNSTFPWADAYLAYDQGTILSRFAPKPPAWANKGGGIRA; this is encoded by the coding sequence ATGACCGCCGCCGAGCCTCAACCCCACCCCCATGACGGGCACATTCACCTCCCGGACGGCTCCTGCTGTGCTCCCAGGAGATTCGCGCACCTGCACCAGCACACCCAGTACAGCCTGCTCGACGGCGCAGCCAAGCTGAAAGACCTCCTGAAGTGGGTCAAGGAGGTCACGCCGAACGACCCCGCCTGTGCCATGACCGACCACGGCAACATGCACGGGGCGGTGCACTTCTACAACTACGCGACCGGCATGGGCGTCAAGCCGATTCTCGGTTACGAGGCCTACGTCGTCCCCGGTTTCGGCAACCGGCGCGACAAGAAGCCTGGCGTGAGCGGCGAGAAGGGCATCTTCCACCTCACCCTCCTGGCCCGCGACTTCGAGGGCTACCAGAACCTCTGCCGCCTGAGTTCGCGCGGCTACACCGAGGGGTACTACTACAAGCCACGTATCGACCACGAACTGTTGCAGGAGCACCACAAGGGCGTCATCGCCTTTTCCGGCTGCCTGGGCTCGGAGGTGCAGCAACTCCTGCTCCAGGGCCGCGAGGACGAGGCGAAGCAGCGCCTCCTCTGGTACCGTGACCTCTTCGGCGAGAACTACTTCATCGAGATTCAGGACCACGGGCTGCCCGAGCAGCGGAAGAACAACCCGGTCCTGAAGGCCTGGGCCCAGGAACTCGGCATCGGCATGGTCGCCACGAACGACGGCCACTACGTCAAGAAGACGGACGCCACGGCCCACGAAACGCTGCTCGCCATCCAGACGAAGGCGACGCTGGCCGACGAGAACCGCTTCAAGTTCCCCTGCGACGAGTTCTACGTGAAGGGCCTGGACGAGATGCAGGCGGCCCTTCCGGTGAGCGAGTGGGGCGAGGAGCCGTTCGACAACACGGCGATGATCGCCCAGATGTGTAACGTCGAGCTTCCTGTGGGCAAGAAGCGCGTGTACCAGATGCCCGCCCTGCCCATCCCGGAAGGCCGAACGATGGCCGAGGAACTGCGGGTGCAGACATACCGGGGCACGGTGAAGCGGTACCCAGCACATGCGACGGAGAACCTGTTGCGCGATTACGCCCAGCGTTCGTTGGAGGCGCTGGGAGCAGAAGACAGGGCGCGCGTTCTCGCCCGCGTGAACGGCTGCGATGCCAGAACCTGCGACCTCGAAACCCTCTTCACGCTCCTCGCCTTTATGGGAAGCGAGTGGGAGGCGCGCGGAAAGGCGGCAGGGGAGAAGTACACCGGATACCCCGCGCTGGAGATCATGGAGACGGAGGCCGAAGCCGGGAAGCTCCCCGCCTACGCCCACGAGGACTGCCGCAAGGCCCGGCGCGGCGACAGCGACACGAGTATCGAACTCGATCCCGAGGCCGACGGCGAGGAGACGACGACGGCCCACCACGGGCACGCCCTCGTCATCCTGCGCCGCGCCGAGTACGAACTCTCGGTCATCAACAACATGGGTTTCCCCGACTACTTCCTGATCGTCGCCGACTACATCAACTGGGCGAAGGATCAGGGGATCAGCGTGGGGCCGGGGCGCGGCTCGGGCGCGGGCTCGCTCGTCGCCTACGCCATCCGCATCACCAACCTCGACCCCCTGGAGTTCGAGCTGCTGTTCGAACGCTTCCTCAACCCCGACCGCATCTCGATGCCCGACTTCGACATCGACTTCAACGACGCCCGGCGTGGCGAGGTCATCGAGTACGTGCAGGGCAAGTACGGCGACGACCGGGTGGCCCAGATCGCCACCTTCGGAACGATGGCGAGCAAGGCGTGCCTCAAGGACGTGGCGCGGGTGATGGGCCTGGAGTACGCCAAGGTCGATAAGGTCTCCAAGCTCATCCCCATCAAGTTCGGCAAGTCCTACTCGCTGGAGCAGGCGCGCGACGCCGTGCCCGACATCCAGCAGATGCTCGAAGAGGACGCCCAGCTCAAGGAAGCCTACGAGTTCGCCCTGAAGCTGGAGGGCCTGACCCGCCACGCCTCCGTCCACGCGGCGGGGGTCGTGATCGGCAAGACGCAGCTCACCGACCTCGTGCCCGTGATGCGCGACACCTCCGGCGAGGGCATGGTCTGTCAGTACGACATGAAGGCCGTGGAGGACATCGGCCTGATCAAGATGGACTTCCTGGGCCTCCGCACCCTGTCCTTCCTCGACGAAGCCAAGCGCATCATGCGCGAGTCGCGCGGCATCGAGATCGACTTCGACACGATCCCCTTCGACGACGAGAAGACCTTCGAGCTGCTCTCACGCGGGGACAACAAGGGCGTCTTCCAGCTCGAAGGGGCGGGCATCGCCGACGCCTCCCGCCGCCTCAAGCCCCGCCGCCTCGCCGATATCATCGCCCTCTCGGCCCTCTACCGCCCCGGCCCGATGGAGAACATCCCCACCTATGTCCGCCGCCACCACGGGGTCGAGGAGGTGGATTACGTCAAGGACGGCTTTCCCAACTCCGCGCAGTGGCTGGAAAAGATTCTGGCCGAGACGTATGGCATTCCCGTCTATCAGGAGCAGATCATGCAGATCGCTTCGGAGGTCGCCGGGTTTAGCCTGGGTGGAGCCGACTTGTTGCGCCGCGCGATGGGCAAGAAGGACGCGGAGGAGATGAAGCGTCAGCGGCAAATCTTCGTGGACGGAGCCGAGAAGAATGGCGTTCCGAAGGACGAAGGTGATAGGCTATTCGATTTGCTTGACGCATTTGCGAATTACGGCTTCAACAAATGTTTGACGGGGGATACGCTTATTCCTGTTCAAGGCGGGGAGTTGCGCCGTATCGAGGACCTGTACCGCGAGGGGCGGCCCGTGCAGCTTCCCAGCGTGAACGGCGAGTACCGGCTGGAACTACGCCCGACGGGGCAATTTTTCGACAATGGTGTAAAGCCCGTCTTCGAGGTCCGCACGGCTCTCGGCAAGCGGCTGACCGCCACCGCCAACCACCCGCTCCTCACGCTGGACGGCTGGCGGAACGTGGAGGACTTGCAACCCGGCGACCGCATCGCCGCTCCCGCCTGCCTGCCCGAACTCGGCACCGAAACCTGGGCCGAACACGAGGCGGCTCTGCTCGGCTGGATTCTGGCCGAGGGCAACACCTGCCACCCTCACGGGGCCTACCTCTACAGCAAGAGCGCGGCGCAGGTGGAGGACATGGTCGCGCTCGCCTCCCAGTTTCCGAACACCCGCCCGACCGCCAAAGCCCGCCCCGAGCGGCAGGACGTGCATGAGGTGTACCTGGGAAGCGGCATCCGGGGCAGCGCCGGGGGCAAGTCCGGCGCGCGGCTGTGGTTGGAGGAACTGGGGCTGGTCGGCGTGAAGGCGACCGAGAAGTTCCTGCCCGCTGCGGCCTTCCGCCTGGGTAACGCCTCGCTCGCCGTGCTGGTGGGACGCTACTGGTCGGGCGACGGCTTTCTCTTCGGGGTGGGGAACACGACGCCTTTCGCCGCCACCTCCTCCCGCCGACTTGCGGACGACCTCGCCCACGTGTTGCTGCGGCTGGGCATCGTCTCCAAAATTACCCGCAAGCACTTTGCCTACACGCGCGGTGAGGACACGGCGGGGCGTGCGGGCTATACCGTCCACCTCGTCGGACGGCGCAGCATCGACCGTTTTCTGGAGGTCGTCGCGCCGCACGTCAGGGGCCGGGACGCTCAACTTGCCGCCCTGCGTGCCTACTATGCGGGCGTTCCGGCGGGCCGCGAGACGGTGGATACCCTGCCCGCCAGCGTCAAGGCCAGGGTTCAGCGGGCGAAGGACGGCAGCGGGCTGACCTGGCGCCAGATCGAGGCCCAGTCCGGCGTCTGCACCAAGGAGTTCTACGGCACCCCCAAGGCCCATAAGGAGGGCTTCCGCCGCGACACCATCCGGCAACTCGGAGAGTTCTTCGAGTCGCCGGACCTGCTGGACGCCTGCTCGGACGACCTGTACTGGGACACCATCGTCAGCATCGAGCCCGCAGGTGAGGCGCGGACCTACGACCTGGAAGTGCCCGGCACCCACAACTTCGTGGCAAACGACCTCGTGGTCCACAACAGCCACTCCGCCGCATACGGCGTAATTACATACCAAACCGCCTGGCTAAAGGCAAACTACCCCGTCGAGTTCATGGCTGCCCTCCTCACCGTCGAGCGCCGCGACTCCGACAAGGTGGCCGAGTACGTCTCCGACGCCCGCAAGATGGACGTGCGGGTGCTGCCACCCGACATCAACCGTTCCGCCGCCGACTTCGCGGTACAGGGCGAGGAAATCCTGTTCGGGTTGTACGCGATCAAGGGGCTGGGCGAGGCGGCGGTGCAGAAGATTCTGGAGGAGCGGCAGCGTGCGGGTGTTTTCAAGTCCCTCGCCGACTTCTGCTCGCGGCTGGGCAACAAGGTCTGCAACCGCAAGGCGATGGAGTCGCTGATCAAGTCCGGCGCCTTCGACCGCTTCGGCGAGCGGCGGCAACTGATGGAGAGCCTGGAGGACGCGCTGAGTTGGGCACAGGGAGCCGCCGCGATGGCGAACAGCGGCATGGACGCCCTCTTCGGCATGAGCGAGACGGCGCCGGAGCCGAAGCTCAGGCCGGGCATCGACCCCTACACCGACCTCCAGCGCCTCGCCATCGAGAAGGAATCGCTGGGCCTCTACATCTCCGGGCACCCGCTGGAGCAGCACGAGGGCTTGCGCGAGGCCGCCAGTTGCCGCATCTCCGACCTCGACGCCTGGTTCACCACCCAGAACGTCGCGCCGGGCAAGCGGGTCAAGGCGGTGCTCGCGGGCATGATCGAGAGCGTGGTCAAGAAGCCCACCAAGTCGGGCGGCATGATGGCCCGCTTCATCCTCGCCGACGAGTCGGGGCAGACGGAACTCGTCGCCTTCTCCCGCGCCTACGACCGCATCCAGGAGAAGCTGATCAACGACACGCCCGCCCTCGTCATCGTCGAACTGGAGTCCGAGGACGGCGGCCTGCGCGCCATCGCCGAGGAGGTCGTGGGGGTCGAGCAACTCGCCGAGGTGCCCAAGGTCATGTACGTGACCATTGACCTGGAGACCGCCAGCCCTGACGCCGTGGGCGAGTTCCAGAGCGTGCTCGACGAACACGCCGGGTCCATGCCCACCTACCTGCGCCTGGAGACCCCCGAGCAGTTCGTGCTCTACCAGCTCGATTACAACATGGGGAGCCCCGAGGCTATCCGCGTCCTGAACTCCACCTTCCCCTGGGCCGACGCCTACCTCGCCTACGACCAGGGCACCATTCTCAGCCGCTTCGCGCCCAAGCCGCCTGCATGGGCGAACAAGGGTGGGGGGATTAGAGCATAA
- a CDS encoding cation:proton antiporter codes for MLTAFAVLLSVTAVLAYLNERTLRFPTTVGVTLAGALASIGLIALDALGVPGLRGWARELLQTLNFTDFVLNGILSILLFAGALGLDAGQMLRQRVSILTLALLSTLISTGLIGFAAYFVFALVGLNVPLIWALLFGALISPTDPVAVLDLLKRAQVPARIETLIAGESLFNDGVGVVIFLVLAGLAGFGEHHAPAGLPGALSLFVREALGGVLFGALLGGVGYALLHSIEQHAVEVLITLAVVIGGYVAASALGVSGPLAMVVAGLIISATKDRAFGAQTRAHVEGFWETIDQVLNILLFAFIGLDVLLTETTGPQIAASVLLIGVALAARWVSVALPFALVRSREGYGAFTVRLLTWGGLRGGIAISLALSLPESPYRPHVVTATYAVVLFTIAVQGLTIMPLVHRAARASGEAAPPQADPAQH; via the coding sequence ATGCTGACCGCCTTCGCCGTCCTCCTGAGCGTGACCGCCGTGTTGGCGTACCTCAACGAGCGCACGCTGCGCTTTCCCACCACCGTAGGCGTGACCCTTGCGGGGGCGCTGGCGAGCATCGGGCTGATCGCGCTCGACGCGCTGGGCGTGCCGGGGCTGCGGGGCTGGGCGAGAGAACTCCTTCAAACGCTGAACTTCACCGACTTCGTTCTGAACGGAATTCTGAGCATCCTGCTCTTCGCCGGGGCGCTGGGGCTGGACGCGGGGCAGATGCTGCGACAACGGGTCAGCATCCTGACGCTGGCGCTGCTCAGCACCCTGATCAGCACGGGGTTGATCGGCTTTGCGGCGTACTTCGTGTTCGCGCTCGTGGGGTTGAACGTGCCCCTGATCTGGGCGCTGCTCTTTGGGGCGCTCATCAGCCCGACCGACCCGGTGGCGGTGCTCGACCTGCTCAAACGGGCGCAGGTTCCCGCCAGGATCGAGACCCTGATCGCGGGCGAGAGCCTCTTCAACGACGGGGTGGGCGTGGTGATCTTCCTCGTGCTGGCGGGGCTGGCGGGCTTCGGCGAGCACCACGCGCCTGCGGGGCTCCCCGGCGCCCTGAGCCTCTTCGTGCGCGAGGCACTGGGGGGGGTCCTCTTCGGCGCCCTGCTCGGCGGAGTGGGCTACGCTCTGCTGCACTCCATCGAGCAGCACGCGGTCGAGGTGCTGATCACGCTCGCGGTCGTCATCGGGGGGTACGTGGCCGCCTCCGCCCTGGGGGTCAGCGGGCCGCTGGCGATGGTGGTCGCGGGACTGATCATCTCGGCGACGAAGGACCGCGCCTTCGGGGCCCAGACGCGCGCCCATGTCGAGGGCTTCTGGGAGACCATCGATCAGGTGCTCAACATCCTGCTCTTCGCCTTCATCGGTCTCGACGTGCTCCTCACCGAGACGACCGGGCCACAGATCGCGGCGAGCGTGCTGCTCATCGGCGTGGCCCTCGCCGCCCGCTGGGTCAGCGTCGCGCTTCCCTTCGCGCTCGTGCGCTCACGCGAGGGGTACGGGGCCTTCACCGTGCGGCTGCTGACCTGGGGCGGCCTGCGGGGCGGCATCGCCATCAGCCTCGCCCTCAGCCTGCCGGAAAGCCCCTACCGCCCCCACGTCGTCACGGCCACCTATGCGGTGGTGCTCTTCACCATCGCCGTGCAGGGGCTGACCATCATGCCGCTCGTCCACCGCGCCGCCCGGGCGAGCGGCGAGGCAGCCCCGCCGCAGGCCGACCCGGCACAGCACTGA
- a CDS encoding AbrB/MazE/SpoVT family DNA-binding domain-containing protein has product MRKRLTTVGKSRAVILPKELLELYGFTEEVEIEPAEGGLMLRPARKGLSFEEAKAKLFREKRDLLERLSNA; this is encoded by the coding sequence ATGCGTAAGCGCCTTACCACCGTCGGCAAATCCCGAGCCGTCATCCTCCCCAAGGAGTTGCTGGAGCTGTACGGCTTCACCGAGGAGGTGGAGATCGAACCGGCGGAGGGCGGCCTGATGCTGCGGCCCGCGCGGAAGGGGCTGAGCTTTGAGGAGGCGAAGGCGAAGCTGTTCCGCGAGAAGCGCGATTTGCTCGAACGCCTCAGCAACGCGTGA
- a CDS encoding DUF488 domain-containing protein: MTLPSLLTLGYENADLDVFLATLTRSGVTLLVDTRERAQSRRRGYSKTALANVLRERGIEYRHLRALGTPPSLRKEYRLSHDFGLLTRGYHAHLATQGEALEELGTLAAEHRACLLCYEADPGACHRSLIARRLQELGLVGEVEHLHVGGPG, encoded by the coding sequence GTGACGTTGCCCTCCCTCCTCACCCTCGGCTACGAGAACGCCGACCTCGACGTCTTCCTCGCCACCCTCACCCGGAGCGGGGTGACCCTGCTCGTGGATACCCGAGAGCGGGCGCAGAGCCGCCGCCGGGGCTACAGCAAGACAGCGCTGGCGAACGTTCTGCGGGAACGCGGTATCGAGTACCGGCACCTGCGCGCCCTCGGGACCCCGCCCAGCCTCCGCAAGGAGTACCGGCTGAGCCACGACTTCGGCCTCCTCACGCGCGGCTACCACGCCCACCTCGCCACGCAGGGAGAGGCGCTGGAGGAACTGGGCACCCTTGCCGCCGAGCACCGCGCCTGCCTGCTGTGCTATGAGGCGGACCCCGGCGCGTGCCACCGCTCGCTGATCGCCCGGCGGTTACAGGAGTTGGGGCTGGTCGGGGAGGTGGAGCACCTCCATGTCGGCGGTCCGGGATGA
- a CDS encoding PilT/PilU family type 4a pilus ATPase, with protein MSVLNGLLQVMVKGGASDIHLRAGSAPAGRVNGLIQRFGEARLTPEHVEVFAREMMGRPGMWEEFVQRREADFAYGVPGLARFRVNAYFQRGSVGLIMRVIEDKPIPSFADLGLPAHTFEGLAAHERGLILVTGPTGSGKTTTLASIIDYINATSAVNIVTLEDPVEVVHRDKTALISQRELGTDTMSFSAGLRAAMRQDPDVILIGEMRDKETVEAALSAAQTGHLVFSTLHTQDAVRTVNRIIDFFAPHERDQIRLGLSESLVAVISQRLLPRLGGGRVLGMEILLGTPTVRECLKDVDRMEEIKQALMEGGSRGMHTFDQHLAELVASGLMSEEDAMQAATSPHELKIMMMTRQYA; from the coding sequence ATGAGCGTTCTGAACGGACTACTACAGGTCATGGTCAAGGGGGGGGCCAGCGACATTCACCTGCGGGCCGGGTCGGCCCCGGCGGGCCGCGTGAACGGGCTGATCCAACGCTTCGGCGAGGCGCGGCTGACCCCCGAACACGTCGAGGTCTTCGCCCGCGAGATGATGGGGCGCCCCGGCATGTGGGAGGAATTCGTCCAGCGCCGTGAGGCCGACTTCGCCTATGGAGTGCCGGGCCTGGCCCGCTTCCGGGTGAACGCGTACTTCCAGCGGGGCTCGGTGGGCCTGATCATGCGCGTGATCGAGGACAAGCCCATCCCCTCCTTCGCGGACCTCGGCCTGCCCGCCCACACCTTCGAAGGCCTCGCCGCCCACGAGCGCGGCCTGATCCTGGTCACTGGGCCCACGGGCTCGGGCAAGACGACCACCCTCGCCTCCATCATCGACTACATCAACGCGACGAGCGCGGTGAACATCGTGACCCTGGAAGACCCCGTTGAGGTCGTCCACCGCGACAAGACCGCCCTGATCTCCCAGCGCGAACTCGGCACCGACACCATGAGCTTCTCCGCCGGGCTGCGCGCCGCCATGCGCCAGGACCCCGACGTGATCCTGATCGGCGAGATGCGCGACAAGGAGACGGTGGAGGCCGCCCTCTCCGCCGCGCAGACGGGGCACCTCGTCTTCTCCACCCTGCATACTCAGGACGCCGTGCGGACGGTCAACCGCATCATCGACTTCTTCGCCCCCCACGAGCGCGACCAGATTCGCCTGGGCCTCTCCGAAAGCCTCGTCGCCGTCATCAGTCAGCGGCTGCTCCCCCGGCTGGGCGGCGGGCGCGTGCTGGGCATGGAAATTTTGCTGGGCACCCCTACCGTCCGCGAGTGCCTCAAGGACGTGGACCGCATGGAGGAGATCAAGCAGGCCCTGATGGAGGGCGGCTCACGCGGGATGCACACCTTCGACCAGCACCTCGCCGAACTCGTCGCCTCCGGCCTGATGAGCGAGGAAGACGCCATGCAGGCCGCCACCAGCCCCCACGAACTCAAGATCATGATGATGACCCGGCAGTACGCGTAG